The Aedes albopictus strain Foshan chromosome 1, AalbF5, whole genome shotgun sequence genomic interval TCCACGATCCTCCACGAGACGTGGAGGACgacctgcggaccctacgcagagtgcggaactggagacaaacagccatggaccgagtggaatggagacggctactatgtacagcagagtccACATGTTCCGTTCACAATTCAACAGTGTCTTCGGCAATGAGTAACTTGACCCGCAAGATATAGCCAACGTCTCACAGAATGTTCCCAGTTTTCCAGCATCTGGAGGGCAGTTCGCTATCACCAACGTCGTAATTGCTGCTGGTAAAGATTTGAAATCTTCCACCGGATGTATTCCGAGTGACATCCTTTCACTCGTTATTAAACGTTGTTGAAGCGCCCTTACTGTGCCGTTTTCAACCTTTCCCTGGTTCGTTTTTTTTGCTTTGAAAGGTGTCCAGTTGAAAGGCGAGTCAGTCCAGGATCTAGGAGTTCTGCTTGACTCTGAACTGAAATTCAAAGACCATGTTGCCTATGTCGTGGCTAATGCATCGTCGAAGCTTGGTTTCCATTTCGCTGATGTTCAAGGACTCGGATGTCGCTATATTGTTGAATTGTTCGTCACATCCTGGATTACTCGACAGTCATCTGGACCCCGTCACCTGGGTACTGCGAAACCGAATCTCAACGCACCGAAAGAGGTCAGCGAGAATCCATTAGTTTGACGCTACTTTATTTCAGATGATGGAAGAATCATCTAGTGTTGCCAACTTGGTTACCAAGCTATGAGAGCCACAGTCAGCTTATCAATTTGGGGCCTTTCAGTGCAAGACGCAAACAAAGGTTCAAGGAAAGAGGCACAACCAGTCACAGAAAGATGTACCGTACTCACAATGACCAGCAAGCAAACGTACAGCATGCAAGAGAGGCATCAAGCGTATAGTGCTCAACACGTGGTAGAAGGATCGATAGCTGCAGGCATTGAGTAGAAGAGACAGTCTGGATGAGCGGGAACAGAAGTCTGGCAAAGCGTGATAGAGTTGTGTGAATAAACAACAATGACGAGATTTGTGAAATACTGAAATCAATGGTGTTCTGGTGTTATATATGTCTAAAATGACTTAAAGTTCTTGAGCTTGAACTGGCGTTAGTACAGGAACCGTGAGTCAACAATCATAGCGTGCTCGGTCTTAAAACAgtataccgtcagtgtaccagtagccgctcgtgttccaatagccgctcaccgtcTTCAAAATGATGTTAATTGGCATAAATATGTATGATTGTCTTCATCCGTGTATAATTCGGCACGCATATTTTGAATATCCGTGGAAAAAAGATTGTATTTTTGCAGGAAACTTTGTTTTCTACactcgtgagcggctattggaacacgagcggctactggtacactgagggtaATTAAGTTCGAGGATAATTGTCCTGGTAAATGGAAGAATTAATTACAGAAATCATCAAACAAGACACCATAGCCTTCAGTACGGAGAATCAAACGGCGTAAACATTACTTACGTTCGTGATGATCAAAAAGAAGCTCCAACATCCCTAATCTACGAATTTATTACCAGCAGGTGCAAGGAGAAACGTAATGCTACGTGCTTTGTCATCGTCGGGTGAAGAAGGAGAAATGCTTCATGTATGTAAATGAAACTTTCTAAATATCAGACAAGAATCAAATTAATTCAAATTTTATCTTTACATGTTGAAAAGGTGGAAGCAATACTGCGACGAACACTTAAATACGGCGTTGAGTACACTGACTGTCACAAATATCATCATGGGAAGTAATCTGTTAGCTTGCATCACACGAGCTCGATCGGAACAACAATAAGGTAAGTAATTGAAATTTGTCATCATTTTAATACCAGAACTGGTTATAATGAAGCCCAAGATAAACATATAGAATTGGTTTCGATCTAGCATTCATAAATATATTCAACAAATGTAACAATAACATAGAAGCTCAACTCAAAATTTCAATATACTCCGCCGGTATATCCTCCCGGCTCAAGATGTACCCGTTCTTCGTCCTGTACAGTGTATGCCCCGGAGGAGGTCTTATCCTCAGGATCCGGTATCGCACCGACGTCTTCGACGGTGGCCTATCGTACATGTGGATATAATGGCGCCCCATCCTCTTGAGCGCTCCACCCATTATCAACGGCAGCGCTTGGTTGTTGGTTGCATGGTACAAAAACTCCGGCCGTCCATCCCCCTCCACGACCTCGTAGTTATCGAAAAAGTGCACACTGTGACCGTTGACGGCGCGGACTTCCTCCCCGCGGATCTCGTACCGTCCCTTCTGGTCTTGGGCGATCAGCTCCAGCATACGGTCCTTGCTGGCGCCACTGATTTGCTGCAGCACGTCGAACCCGACGAAGGCATCCGGGTCCATGTGTTCGGCCACGGCTGCGGAGTGCCGGAGTAGCCAGGAAAATTTCTGCGGGGTTAGGGTGTGTTGGCGAGATTCGGATGAAGATGAGGCCCCGGTTTGGCCATGGGAACGGTGGTTGCGGGGGCGAGAAGTGTTGGAATCGTTTGGAGGCCTTCGACGTGTGGATtcttcttggaagaatattttcTCATTCGGTATGAGTGGGATTCTGTTGTGGCTCATTGTGTCGGTTTTagctaaaataaaatttaaaaaataaaaatgtaaaattcagtAATCTTGTGCTTTGATAGATAAAAATGTAGCCACGTGTTATAGGTGAGATTCGAACATACGACTCCCAGCCTAGCACGGCAGTTGTTCATTCTCTTAAAATGCTATTTTAGTCTTAATCCTAAGTTCAAACAGATGTGCCTTCAGGTTCATGGAAGCATAGGTATAGTATGCTCATCCACAATTTATGACATTGATTTAAATATGCAGTTAATCGAAGTTTTAAATTGGTGCGAGCTGTTATTCAAGGGCCTTAATAGTCGAAGCGGTAATCgagcgggtattcagcaagaccatagtGAGGGTAGGGTAACGAGTTCGTTTTCCGAtcggtccaagaacttttcgatCCTTTGGCATtagagcatcttcgtgcctgccacaagaTTTATTAATGCAAAGTTATTACGGGCAAAGAATCTTTCAGTTAATAATTGTTTGAACATCAAGCAGAGCAGTAGGCGTTGTCCCAGTTGAgatattacgccaagaagaagaaaaagttatGCATGCTGTACCTGTTCAAAAATTTAAACGACATTTCGAAACATATATCATATGAATCATAGACAACACTGAAAttctaatttgtttttttttgtctggttTTCAAATTGATCTTTCTCTTGGCCTTATGCACTTTGTTAACATTAACATAATTTATAGTATAATTCACATATTGtttctcatacaaatttcaacacATTGCTAAATGCCTTGATCAATACTATCCTTTCCGGCTATGGTTTACTCACTGACTGTCTACGGATTTCAACTCAACTCAGCCGGTGATTGTgaaatacaaaaataaacaaCCATTCGTCTCCCTCGAGCTACATATTTCACACACAAAGCAATTCGTCTGAATCTTACGTTTGCATTGATGTGGCTGCCAGACACGAGGGAGTAgtatttattaaaatttgtaGAACTGCTACAAGACTGCAAGGAAATAGCGACAGTCAATATGTtttcattttcaaaataaatacaaTTTCTTCAAGTTTGTTTCAAGTTCTAGCTAAGAAGGTATCCAGAATACATTTTTTCATGATATTCCAATGAAAATTGTTTATAATGTGGATCATATGATCACATTAGTTTACATCATTCTTGAACTTTGTATTTAATCTAAAAATCATCGTTGAGTCATGCCCGAGTTCAAACACACGAAGGAAGTGGAGAAGACTTTTCTTCCCATAAAAGAAACAATTCAAACAGTTGGATTACGCTCAGAATGGGAATGGGAAATCATGGGAAAAGCTTCTAGAAGGCGTTGAAACTTTCTAGATTAGGCATGCCCAATTTAACTACTTTTTTCTTTGCAGATCCCTTTCCTAATGAGTAACAAATATCTGAAGCAACACCTGATGTTTCATTTTGGTAAATTATCCAAAATTGGCATGTGGAAATTCGTGAAAGACTGAATCCCAAGAACGAACTGCTGAAACAAACTCGAAAATGGATAACAAACGTGGTGAGAACGACAGTAACTCACTGGAAATGCAAAGGGATGTCCCAGAATCAACCACTGAAGGCACACAATCAAAACGATAAGCCGCCAGCTACCAAAAGCGATGTAGTCATCATCTACAAGTTGATAGCTGTAGGCAAACCTGCAGCATCAAAAGCGACATATCAGGCATACTTTGGTGCAGGTTTCCCAAAGAGGACCTCGACCTGGTGTTAGTACAGGAACCGTGAGTCAACAATCATAAGGTGCTGGGTTTTACAAGACCAAAACGTAAGTTACGCTAAGCAGATATCCATACTTTTCCAAAGCCAGCTATCCTAGTAAATGGGGGAATTAAAACATATAACTCAATTACAGAATTCATCAAACGAGAACCGTAACCATCATAATGGAGGCTCCAACAGCCAGGGGTAATTCTATAGTTAATATAG includes:
- the LOC109430001 gene encoding probable RNA 2'-phosphotransferase; the protein is MSHNRIPLIPNEKIFFQEESTRRRPPNDSNTSRPRNHRSHGQTGASSSSESRQHTLTPQKFSWLLRHSAAVAEHMDPDAFVGFDVLQQISGASKDRMLELIAQDQKGRYEIRGEEVRAVNGHSVHFFDNYEVVEGDGRPEFLYHATNNQALPLIMGGALKRMGRHYIHMYDRPPSKTSVRYRILRIRPPPGHTLYRTKNGYILSREDIPAEYIEILS